Below is a genomic region from Zea mays cultivar B73 chromosome 9, Zm-B73-REFERENCE-NAM-5.0, whole genome shotgun sequence.
TCCTCCCGTGACACAGGCTGATGACAGGCACAGCCAGGCCGGTCTGAAACTCTGAATCTGCCACCGACAAGTGGGTTCGTCCACCGCACCTTCTCCCTTCTTCGTCTCCGTCTCTCCCAGCCCCATATCAACGGGGGACGGCTCTCTCGCCATTCTCCATCCGAAAAACCCATAGAAACTTCCCTCGTTTCTCTCTCCTCGGCCCCGCGGGAGCGAACCATTATCAGTCGCTCTCGTTGGTCCGGAGCAGCGATGCGCACCGCCTGCCTCCGCCCCACCATTCGAATAAAACCCTCCCCTCCGCCTCCCTCCTTCCGCCACTCCTAGGCCCATTCCCACCCGCGCCAGCCTCGGCCGCCGCGGCCGCACCACCCACGGTCCCGCCTCGCCGTGGCATGAGAAGATGGCCGCGTGCTCCAGGGGCCTCGCGTGGCCGCCGTTCGATCTGACCACGGCGAGGGGGGCGGCGTcctggccgcgccgccgcgccacgATCCGGTGCTGCTGCGCCGGGACGGACCCAGAGCCGCGGAGGCGACTCTCGAGGGCGGCCGCGGCCGCGCCCGAGCGTGCCGAGGAGTGGCGCGTCGATGGGAACAAGCCGTCTGCCGCGGCACCGGCCCGGCGGCGCGCTAGTCTCACCGCCATGCCCCCGCTCCCCTTCCCGGCACCTCGGTACGTTGGAGGGCGGCTGGCAACGTCGCATCTAGGGATTTTTTTAGTTCTATACAGGACTTGAAGGGTGTGCCCGGCCTCGCATTTAACAGTTATCAGTCGCTTGCATCATTCCGACAATTTGTTTTTGTGTGTGGTTATTTTGGTTGTCGTAATGACAGGTTAACGTGCCATATATTGTACTAGTTCATTCAATTCTCATTGCTTAGGGAATGGAATTCTGACACTCATTTTTTTGTTTACTAGTATAGTTCTAGAAGACAGTTCAAGCAACAGGACTTCTACCCACGGTGCACGCCGAGGGGCCCGGCTCCTCAATCCTGTGATTCCCCACCCAAGAGAGGTTTGTCCCTTCATGACATTGTCAATTCTAAAAGAAGATTCCTACAGGAATGCCGGTTTAGTCCGAAATGAAACGCTACCACTTGTAGACTCCCAACTTTAGATCTCTGATTTGCTAAGGAAATGCATGTGTTTGTTTGGCACCTGCCTTATAGACACTGGTATTGCTAGTGAGAAGGAATGGGGAATCAACTTGCTGGACGAAGCCGTCAAGGAGTCTGGAAtaaatgaagatggaagcacttgGTATAGGGAGAGTGGAGAAGATACTGGCGAGAATGGGTACCGCTGCCGCTGGGCAAGAATGGGAGGACAGAACCATGATGGTTCCACCGAATGGAAAGAGACTGTATGTTTTTGGCTCTCTACTTATTATAACAGATCATATTCTAGTCCTACGTTCAGTTGCCTTTACGACATGCTCACAGCTTTAAATACTTGGTGTGGGGCTTTTGCCTTCTGCATTTAATCACTTTTATTTACTTGATGTGCTCGAATAGGAATACCATTTTAAGCACAATATACTAAGTTCATACTACCGTTTTATAACTATCCTGTGTCTGCCAGTATGAATTTTAGTGTTTGGGTTAGCTTTGATTTTATTGATGCTAAATTTTGAACATTTGTAGCATACTAGCATTACCTTTTGAATTAAGTAATTCCATAGTCATGAAAATTATTGAATTGCTCGAAAACTCTACCATGCACACTGGAGCATGCGATCTTTCATCTGGTTTCGATTTCACTGTACTCAATCTGGCATAGAGGTTTGAGACTGTAAGTTCCTAAAGCTAAACAGTCAACTCCATTGAGAACTATTCCCTCGTCCCAAAATATAGTTGTTTCTAGCTATCTTTTTTTCGGTCAACATTCGAATTAATGATAATGAATATAGACATACATACAAACTACATCCATAAGTTGATTAATGAATGTATATTTagtctaaaacgaattatattttgagACGGAGGGAGTACAAAATACTGGACTAAGAAACCATTCTTTTTCATCAAAGGACCTACTGAAGTTTGCAGCAATAATCTTGTTGTTTAGTTTACTTGAAATCTTAATAACATCATGTAACATTATTCTGTGTGGCAGTGGTGGGAGAAAAGTGACTGGACTGGATATAAGGAATTAGGTATGCAAATTATTCTTATATAATGGAGGATCTTCCTCTTTGATAGTGTAGTCATATTGTCAAAGTGTTTAATCAGTGTGATTCTTGTGCATGAGCATGCAAATTTCGCTCATAACTATGATGAATGTCTTTGTTTCTTTGTTCTTTAAATTATGTTTATTCCTTGCATCTGTCACAGACTCGTGACTTACTTTTCAATGTAATAATAATTATAAAACATTAGGTGCAGAGAAATCTGGGAAGAATGCTGAAGGTGATTCTTGGTGGGAGAAGTGGAAAGAAGTACTGTACCAAGATGAATGGAGGTAAATTAGCTAATTTGTAGATTCAGATATTTTAAGTATACTTGTCCTGCCCTTGTGTAAGACAGACCTTTTTTTTGTGACGTAGAGTTGTATACAGACTTTCTTCTAGCCTTGCTTTTTTTAAGGCTACTTTGAAACAATGGTGATTCCGTAGCTCTGCTGAGAATGTAAGATCAGTTTTCACCTGTTTGCAGCTTATAACATTGTTTTAGTTTCATCCATGCTATTTAGATCATTAGATCCAAAATTTAGTGTGCTGTTATTGCACGGACAGGACTCCAACACAATCTGCAAACAAATGATCAGCTATATCATTGTTCTTGATACCTATTTGGAGATCCAGTCCATCCATTGGTGTATCTGTCAGTATGTGTCGGACTCTAGCCCAACCTTTGCTTAAGCCTTACCTGCCATATGTGTCAGTTTCTTCTTTGATGTCCTTCCAAAGTTAGAACTTAGAACAATTGTACAAGGGAGACACTGATATGGTTTACCTTGTCCAATACAGCAATCTTGCAAGAATAGAGAAGAGTGCTGAAAAACAAGCAAAATCAGGTGCAGAAAATGCTGGGTGGTATGAGAAATGGTGAGAAACAGATCATATTTTTCCTGGTTCTGGTTGAAATTTGGAGGTCTTCTGTAAAACTGTCAGTGTTCTATAACAGGTGGGAGAAATATGATGCCAAAGGCTGGACAGAAAAAGGTGCTCACAAATATGGAAGGTTGAATGAGCAGTCGTGGTGGGAGAGATGGGGTGAACATTATGATGGCCGTGGATTTGTTTTGAAATGGTGAGCCTATTAATGTTTTTAGCACTAGCTATATGGCCGTAGAAGGAAATCCTTATACAGCTGGTGTTGTGCTTAATCTTCAATGTTTATTGCTCGAATCTCCATTTCCATATTCATGAGTTTTTCATTACAGCAGTGAATTTTGTTGTTTATTAGTATGTGGATTCACATGTCAATTGGTTAGTTAATTTCTCTAGGATATGTGTCTGTGGCATACAGTTTGTAGTGATTACTGTGATAGGTAGTTATTCTTCTGAGGGGCAACTTGATGCACTCTATTTCAAATTTGTATCAACAGTTCAGACATTGGAAAGCTGTTTTGGTTTGCATATACTTTGTCTGCTCAACTGCCAGTGGTGGTTGATAACACCTGCATTGCATGAATGTTCTTAACAGGACAGATAAGTGGGCAGAGACAGACTTAGGCACCAAATGGGGGGACAAGTGGGAGGAGAAATTCTTTGCAGGAATTGGTTCTCGACAAGGGGAGACATGGCATGTATCTCCTGGCAGAGAACGTAAGATCCGTTACCACTAAATACTGTATGTTCACCGCATTTTTCTCATATGTATGCTACTAACTAAGATGTGCTACTCCTTCCAATCACGAAACATAATGTATTTTTAAAAGGACAAACCCAGTGTTGCCGGGCTCCCACATTGAGTGGGGGTCTGGGGAAGGAATAACCGATGCAAGCCGTACCCCTGCATTTTGTAGAGAAACTGCATCGGACAAAAAACGTAATGTATTCTTAGAATACACTAACCATTTTCTAAGTATGAGCATCATGACAAAAAGTCAAAAAACACATTTTGGTTTGCCACTTGATGTGTTTTTTTTATGCTAGTTGCATTTTATGTGAAATTGGTCGCTTGAAGACCATGCCAATGTCCAAAGACGTTTTAAAATCTATGCGAGCATATCAGCATAGCTTTATCCTGTTGTATACTTTTGAAATGTGGTACAGCCTTTTTATCATTCCATTGTGATGGCGCTGAACCCAGTACTTTATGACAGAGATATGAAGCAGCTTTTGCTTGGAATATTATGTAGGCTGATACTTCACTTGTGTTGAAACTTTCAGGTTGGTCAAGAACTTGGGGAGAAGAACACTTTGGTAACGGGTACGTGACATAATACTGTTTTGGTCTAGCATTTGTACATACTCCCTCCGTttatttttagttgtcgctgcatagttcaattttgcactattcagcgacaactaaaacgaaacggagtgAGTACTTATTTGGCTGAAATTTGGGCCGCAGACTTTTCAAACATCTTATTGGTATATTTTTATAGTTCCCAGCATCAGCATGCAAATGATTTTATCTTACGTATCGGTACTAGCAGTAAATCGTTTTGAAGCCGACTATTCTGTTGCTAATTCGCTACTTCACAACTAAACCA
It encodes:
- the LOC103639546 gene encoding uncharacterized protein: MAACSRGLAWPPFDLTTARGAASWPRRRATIRCCCAGTDPEPRRRLSRAAAAAPERAEEWRVDGNKPSAAAPARRRASLTAMPPLPFPAPRSRRQFKQQDFYPRCTPRGPAPQSCDSPPKRDTGIASEKEWGINLLDEAVKESGINEDGSTWYRESGEDTGENGYRCRWARMGGQNHDGSTEWKETWWEKSDWTGYKELGAEKSGKNAEGDSWWEKWKEVLYQDEWSNLARIEKSAEKQAKSGAENAGWYEKWWEKYDAKGWTEKGAHKYGRLNEQSWWERWGEHYDGRGFVLKWTDKWAETDLGTKWGDKWEEKFFAGIGSRQGETWHVSPGRERWSRTWGEEHFGNGKVHKYGKSTTGESWDLVVDEETYYEAEPHYGWADVVGDSTQLLSIQPVERPPGVFPAIDFSSAPPPKDAPPGMPPSPLDGGN